A window from Deltaproteobacteria bacterium encodes these proteins:
- the rsfS gene encoding ribosome silencing factor has protein sequence MVKESINGKERVLLCVNASLQRKAKDLIILNVKEFSSIADYFIICSGTSDRQVQAIAASIHENLKEYGVLPLGIEGERIGKWVLMDYEDVIIHIFYEPIREFYDIERLWSDVPCMEIGDDLTELTALDKGM, from the coding sequence TTGGTTAAAGAAAGCATAAATGGGAAAGAGCGGGTACTCCTGTGCGTTAATGCTTCTCTACAAAGAAAGGCTAAAGACTTAATCATTTTAAACGTCAAAGAATTTTCTTCCATCGCAGACTATTTCATCATCTGCAGCGGAACCTCTGACCGGCAGGTCCAGGCCATAGCTGCATCAATTCACGAAAATCTGAAAGAATATGGCGTTTTACCCCTGGGCATAGAGGGTGAAAGAATCGGGAAATGGGTTCTTATGGACTATGAAGATGTAATCATCCATATCTTTTACGAACCCATCAGAGAATTCTACGACATTGAGCGTCTGTGGTCAGATGTACCATGTATGGAGATTGGGGATGATCTTACCGAATTGACAGCCCTTGACAAAGGAATGTAG